The Streptomyces sp. NBC_00162 genome window below encodes:
- a CDS encoding SWIM zinc finger family protein — protein MTEQGVRWTAEQVLALAPDDASRKAGSRLGGAGPWSQIGGSASGSVWGLCKGSGSKPYRTVVDLAGPAYKCSCPSRKFPCKHALGLLLLWSAEGAGEPGEAPDWAAEWLAERAAKAARPAAATGRPVDEEGARRRAERRAARIGAGVTELEQRLADLLRGGLAGQEQSGYAAWEETAARMIDAQAPGLAGRVRELGTIPSCGPGWPARMLEEAALLHLLDRAWLGVSALPEELAATVRSRVGLPASGEGEAVRDRWLVLAQYDSVSPDGRLTTRRIWLRGLGGGRPALVLDFGPAGRPPGLALPVGLVLEAEVRFRPGSAGLRADLGERVAAAVPCAEVPAGVSTGAALEAYGAALREDPWLESWPVVLGRVIPIPGELGWQLADAEGDSALPVPVTGAGSRSRGGLWQLAALSGGGPVTVFGECGHRGFTPLTAWQPGSPEPVPLA, from the coding sequence ATGACTGAGCAGGGGGTCCGCTGGACGGCGGAACAGGTACTGGCTCTGGCTCCTGACGATGCCTCACGCAAGGCGGGAAGCAGACTCGGCGGGGCGGGGCCGTGGTCGCAGATCGGAGGTTCCGCTTCCGGTTCTGTATGGGGGTTGTGCAAGGGCAGCGGCAGCAAGCCGTACCGCACGGTCGTGGACCTGGCGGGACCGGCGTACAAGTGCTCCTGCCCGAGCCGGAAGTTCCCGTGCAAGCACGCGCTGGGCCTGCTGCTGCTCTGGTCCGCGGAGGGGGCGGGCGAGCCGGGAGAGGCGCCGGACTGGGCCGCGGAGTGGCTGGCGGAGCGTGCGGCGAAGGCTGCGCGACCGGCCGCCGCGACGGGCAGGCCGGTGGACGAGGAGGGGGCCCGGCGGCGGGCCGAGCGGCGGGCGGCTCGGATCGGCGCGGGCGTCACCGAGCTGGAGCAGCGCCTGGCCGACCTCCTGCGCGGCGGTCTCGCCGGGCAGGAGCAGTCGGGTTACGCGGCGTGGGAGGAGACGGCCGCCCGGATGATCGACGCCCAGGCGCCCGGACTGGCGGGACGCGTAAGGGAGTTGGGCACGATACCCAGTTGCGGCCCCGGCTGGCCCGCCAGGATGCTGGAGGAGGCGGCGCTGCTGCACCTGCTGGACCGGGCCTGGCTGGGCGTGTCGGCACTGCCCGAAGAGCTGGCCGCGACCGTGCGCAGCCGGGTGGGACTGCCGGCCTCCGGGGAGGGGGAGGCCGTACGGGACCGCTGGCTGGTGCTGGCTCAGTACGACTCGGTGTCGCCGGACGGCCGGCTCACCACCCGCCGGATATGGCTGCGCGGGCTGGGGGGCGGGCGGCCGGCCCTGGTGCTGGACTTCGGACCGGCGGGGCGGCCGCCGGGGCTGGCACTGCCGGTGGGGCTGGTACTGGAGGCGGAAGTCCGCTTCCGGCCCGGTTCGGCGGGGCTGCGGGCGGATCTCGGGGAAAGGGTCGCCGCGGCCGTGCCGTGTGCGGAGGTTCCGGCCGGGGTGAGCACGGGGGCTGCCCTGGAGGCCTACGGGGCCGCGCTGCGGGAGGACCCGTGGCTGGAGTCCTGGCCGGTGGTGCTCGGCCGAGTGATCCCGATACCGGGAGAGCTCGGCTGGCAACTGGCGGACGCGGAGGGTGACTCCGCCCTGCCGGTGCCCGTCACCGGGGCGGGCAGCCGCTCCCGCGGGGGCCTGTGGCAGCTGGCCGCGTTGTCGGGCGGGGGCCCGGTGACGGTGTTCGGGGAGTGCGGCCACCGCGGCTTCACACCGCTGACCGCCTGGCAGCCGGGCTCGCCCGAGCCGGTGCCGCTGGCCTGA
- a CDS encoding DUF5691 domain-containing protein encodes MGKGDEEYGDWEELVGAALLGTDRRRGGGPAGSPEALLDAAAVHTVRRRAGLRPAGAGSRPEPAPRDPRPAPPAAARQRLAQLLAGRTGAGSGGRRGAAPDLTELLPQWLAAAGRHGYRSPAALVPALLDAARARTDLRPQALALAGARGLWLARLNPDWRFALRGGAGGAGELPDVTDLAGVERLWQEGLFAERVALLGAVRAHDAAAATRLLATTWATERAEDRLMFLDSLRVGLSEGDEPFLEAALGDRSRNVRATAAELLSALPGSALAGRMAERSLACVGPEGVNPPAECDAGMLRDGVVRNPPAGRGERAWWLGQLVEAAPLSCWRERFGGLGPAEIVALPVAEGEVWREELHAAWCRAAVRQRDARWSRALLGVASAPPAAGPGTASLAERAKLLETLPDGERADWVAQFIRAHGLSEAFQLLGVCVVPWAGALGRAVVDALDCAREAGSYPWSFSGVMGLAERCLDPAEAGRLETLTAAAEEPADSASGAAAYWSEAFQRLVATLRLREAMLSELTPA; translated from the coding sequence ATGGGCAAGGGCGACGAGGAGTACGGGGACTGGGAGGAGCTGGTCGGGGCGGCGCTGCTGGGCACCGACCGGCGCCGGGGCGGGGGCCCCGCCGGCTCGCCGGAGGCCCTGCTGGACGCGGCGGCCGTGCACACCGTGCGGCGCCGGGCCGGGCTGCGACCGGCCGGGGCGGGCTCGCGCCCGGAGCCGGCGCCCCGGGACCCGCGCCCGGCACCACCGGCCGCGGCCCGGCAGCGGCTCGCGCAGCTGCTGGCCGGCCGGACCGGCGCGGGCAGCGGCGGGCGGCGCGGCGCCGCCCCGGATCTGACGGAGCTGCTGCCGCAGTGGCTGGCCGCGGCCGGCCGGCACGGCTACCGCTCACCGGCCGCGCTCGTGCCCGCACTGCTGGACGCGGCCCGGGCCCGTACGGACCTGCGGCCGCAGGCACTGGCCCTGGCCGGGGCGCGGGGGCTGTGGCTGGCGCGGCTGAATCCGGACTGGCGGTTCGCCCTGCGCGGCGGGGCCGGAGGAGCCGGGGAACTGCCGGACGTGACGGACCTGGCCGGGGTGGAGCGGCTCTGGCAGGAGGGGTTGTTCGCGGAGCGGGTGGCGCTGCTGGGCGCAGTACGGGCGCACGACGCGGCGGCCGCGACGAGGCTGCTGGCGACGACCTGGGCCACCGAGCGGGCCGAGGACCGGCTGATGTTCCTCGATTCGCTGCGGGTGGGGCTGTCGGAGGGGGACGAGCCGTTCCTGGAGGCGGCCCTGGGCGACCGCAGCCGAAATGTCCGCGCGACGGCCGCCGAGCTGCTGTCGGCGCTGCCCGGCTCGGCACTGGCGGGGCGGATGGCGGAGCGCTCCCTGGCCTGCGTGGGCCCGGAGGGCGTGAATCCGCCGGCCGAGTGCGATGCGGGGATGCTGCGGGACGGGGTGGTCAGGAATCCGCCCGCCGGGCGGGGGGAACGGGCGTGGTGGCTGGGCCAGTTGGTGGAGGCGGCTCCGCTGTCCTGCTGGCGGGAGCGGTTCGGGGGGCTCGGCCCGGCGGAGATCGTGGCCCTGCCGGTGGCCGAGGGCGAGGTCTGGCGGGAGGAACTGCACGCGGCGTGGTGCCGGGCGGCGGTGCGCCAGCGCGACGCGCGGTGGTCGCGGGCCCTGCTGGGCGTGGCGTCCGCGCCGCCCGCGGCGGGCCCGGGGACGGCTTCGCTCGCGGAGCGCGCCAAGCTCCTCGAGACCCTGCCGGACGGGGAACGGGCCGACTGGGTCGCGCAGTTCATACGGGCCCACGGGCTCTCGGAGGCGTTCCAGCTGCTCGGGGTGTGCGTGGTGCCGTGGGCGGGGGCGCTGGGCCGGGCGGTCGTGGACGCGCTGGACTGCGCCCGGGAGGCGGGCAGTTACCCGTGGAGCTTCAGCGGGGTGATGGGGTTGGCGGAGCGCTGCCTCGACCCTGCGGAGGCCGGCCGGCTGGAAACACTGACCGCCGCGGCGGAGGAGCCGGCGGACAGCGCGTCCGGCGCCGCCGCGTACTGGTCCGAGGCCTTCCAGCGGCTGGTGGCCACCCTCCGCCTCCGCGAAGCGATGCTCTCGGAGCTGACCCCGGCCTGA
- a CDS encoding cobalamin B12-binding domain-containing protein encodes MGVTGPIRVVVAKPGLDGHDRGAKVIARALRDAGMEVIYTGLHQTPEQIVDTAIQEDADAIGLSILSGAHNTLFARVLELLKEREAEDIKVFGGGIIPEDDIAPLKEKGVAEIFTPGATTTSIVDWVRANVRQ; translated from the coding sequence ATGGGTGTGACCGGTCCGATCCGTGTGGTGGTGGCCAAGCCGGGTCTCGACGGCCACGACCGCGGCGCGAAGGTGATCGCGCGGGCGCTGCGTGACGCGGGCATGGAGGTCATCTACACCGGCCTCCACCAGACGCCCGAGCAGATCGTGGACACCGCCATTCAGGAGGACGCCGACGCGATCGGCCTCTCGATCCTCTCCGGCGCCCACAACACGCTCTTCGCGCGCGTCCTGGAACTCCTCAAGGAGCGCGAGGCGGAGGACATCAAGGTCTTCGGCGGCGGCATCATCCCGGAGGACGACATCGCCCCTCTCAAGGAGAAGGGCGTGGCCGAGATCTTCACCCCGGGCGCGACGACGACCTCCATCGTCGACTGGGTCCGCGCGAACGTCCGCCAGTAG
- a CDS encoding esterase/lipase family protein codes for MGLCIPASIPTLSIPTVGAALRAGALEVVVLGGHLLLYPTGVCQEKVAAGPPATRPPVLLLHGFTDNRSVFVLLRRALGAGGLRHVEAYNYSPFTRDLRVTARHLARRVEELCARTGQERVDLVGHSLGGLVGRYYVQRLGGDARIRTLVTLGTPHSGTLVAPFMDAHPLVRQMRPDSEVLAELAAPAPGCATRCVAFWSEFDTLMVPVSAARIEHPDLRVENVQVTGIGHLALPAHPTVIAAIRRVLDGIGSASAESSEASSVA; via the coding sequence ATGGGGCTGTGCATACCCGCGTCGATTCCCACGCTGTCGATACCCACGGTCGGCGCCGCACTGCGGGCCGGCGCGCTCGAGGTGGTCGTGCTCGGCGGACATCTTCTCCTGTATCCCACCGGAGTGTGCCAGGAGAAGGTCGCCGCCGGCCCGCCCGCGACACGCCCGCCCGTCCTCCTCCTCCACGGGTTCACCGACAACCGCTCCGTCTTCGTCCTGCTGCGCCGCGCCCTCGGGGCGGGCGGCCTGCGGCACGTGGAGGCGTACAACTACTCGCCCTTCACCCGCGACCTGCGCGTCACGGCCCGCCATCTCGCCCGGCGCGTCGAGGAGCTGTGCGCGCGCACCGGGCAGGAGCGGGTTGACCTGGTCGGGCACAGCCTGGGCGGGCTGGTCGGCCGGTACTACGTCCAGCGCCTGGGCGGCGACGCCCGCATCCGGACCCTCGTCACGCTCGGCACCCCGCATTCCGGCACGCTGGTCGCCCCCTTCATGGACGCGCACCCGCTGGTGCGGCAGATGCGCCCCGACTCCGAGGTGCTGGCCGAGCTGGCCGCGCCCGCGCCCGGCTGCGCCACCCGCTGCGTGGCGTTCTGGAGCGAGTTCGACACGCTGATGGTCCCGGTCTCGGCGGCCCGGATCGAGCATCCGGATCTACGCGTGGAGAACGTCCAGGTCACCGGCATCGGGCACCTCGCCCTGCCCGCGCACCCCACCGTGATCGCGGCGATCCGGCGCGTCCTCGACGGGATCGGATCGGCCTCCGCGGAGTCCTCGGAAGCCTCGTCCGTCGCATAG
- a CDS encoding M23 family metallopeptidase, whose amino-acid sequence MNDRPSPGQYPDPGYDGLATTTFAGDSTYVSYETQGQGVNYAAYGSYETGAYDTTAWTSQDAYLTTIPSQGMPADSTGQWDASAWNTQNTQNTDYSGYTEYQQPAPFGYDTSAEQTGHWAMPGYGTETGAYDATAWNTVTETQAQTQYEYQPAQQQQEYTYEAAAPAADYAYEVHIPAQDAVGESDAYGDTYSETSVFEVLPEEVTDTPEVHDLPTQAMPVTSPSVPRAARRTAAKGNAKAGGGSSRRRTPAKRSALLTVAVPSACVMGVAGVAAASVGGLTGTEKPGEDTTTMAAPDPASVKPVAANTKLDTQLAALSADAGDFADRASRTQERIDLRQRQEDEKKKKAEEAAAKEAARPKFAIPVEQHGLSASFGQAGGMWMSVHTGIDFPVAYGTPVMAATDGTVRTQYNSAYGNMAIVTAPDGTETWYCHLSSTKIRGGKVKAGDVIAYSGNSGNSTGPHLHFEVRPGGGSAIDPLPWLRSHGLDPN is encoded by the coding sequence GTGAACGACCGCCCCTCGCCGGGCCAGTACCCGGATCCCGGGTATGACGGCCTTGCCACCACCACTTTCGCTGGTGACTCGACCTACGTTTCCTATGAAACGCAGGGCCAGGGGGTCAACTACGCGGCATACGGCTCTTATGAGACGGGCGCGTACGACACCACGGCATGGACCTCTCAGGACGCGTACCTGACCACGATCCCGTCCCAGGGCATGCCCGCGGACAGCACGGGGCAGTGGGATGCGAGCGCCTGGAACACCCAGAACACGCAGAACACGGACTACTCCGGCTACACCGAGTACCAGCAGCCGGCCCCCTTCGGGTACGACACCTCGGCCGAGCAGACCGGTCACTGGGCGATGCCGGGCTACGGCACCGAGACCGGCGCGTACGACGCCACCGCCTGGAACACCGTCACGGAGACCCAGGCCCAGACGCAGTACGAGTACCAACCCGCTCAGCAGCAGCAGGAGTACACGTACGAGGCGGCCGCGCCCGCCGCGGACTACGCCTACGAGGTCCACATCCCGGCCCAGGACGCCGTCGGCGAGAGCGACGCCTACGGAGACACCTACAGCGAGACCTCCGTCTTCGAGGTCCTCCCCGAGGAAGTCACCGACACGCCCGAGGTCCACGACCTCCCCACCCAGGCGATGCCCGTCACCTCCCCCTCCGTGCCGCGCGCCGCGCGCCGGACCGCGGCCAAGGGCAACGCCAAGGCGGGCGGCGGCAGCAGCCGTCGCCGCACCCCGGCGAAGCGTTCCGCCCTGCTGACCGTGGCCGTCCCCTCCGCCTGCGTGATGGGCGTCGCGGGTGTCGCGGCCGCCTCCGTCGGCGGGCTCACCGGCACGGAGAAGCCCGGCGAGGACACCACCACGATGGCCGCGCCCGACCCGGCCTCGGTGAAGCCCGTCGCGGCGAACACCAAGCTCGACACCCAACTGGCGGCGCTCAGCGCCGACGCGGGCGACTTCGCGGACCGCGCGAGCCGCACGCAGGAGCGCATCGACCTGCGCCAGCGCCAGGAGGACGAAAAGAAGAAGAAGGCGGAGGAAGCCGCGGCCAAGGAGGCCGCCCGCCCCAAGTTCGCGATCCCCGTCGAACAGCACGGCCTCAGCGCCAGCTTCGGCCAGGCCGGCGGCATGTGGATGTCCGTGCACACCGGCATCGACTTCCCGGTGGCCTACGGGACCCCGGTCATGGCCGCCACCGACGGCACCGTACGCACCCAGTACAACAGCGCCTACGGGAACATGGCCATAGTGACCGCGCCCGACGGCACCGAGACCTGGTACTGCCACCTCAGCAGCACCAAGATCCGGGGCGGCAAGGTCAAGGCCGGCGACGTCATCGCGTACTCCGGCAACTCCGGCAACTCCACCGGACCGCACCTCCACTTCGAGGTACGGCCCGGCGGCGGGTCCGCGATCGACCCCCTGCCGTGGCTCCGCAGCCACGGCCTGGACCCGAACTGA
- the pcrA gene encoding DNA helicase PcrA, with product MSSLFDDSFLADLSPSDEVPPPPEDHAAPEPEADDLFGGRFDVPMSGDAYYRDGAPRPVIDPAALLDGLNEQQRAAVVHAGSPLLIVAGAGSGKTRVLTHRIGHLLSARNVHPGQILAITFTNKAAGEMKERVESLVGPRANAMWVSTFHSACVRILRRESKRLGFTSSFSIYDAADSKRLMALVCRDLDLDPKKFPPKAFNAKISNLKNELIDEEAFADTAVDGFEKTLAQAYAMYQGRLREANALDFDDIIMTTVHLLQAFPDVAEHYRRRFRHVLVDEYQDTNHAQYTLVRELVGTGYPDLPPAELCVVGDADQSIYAFRGATIRNILQFEEDYKDATTILLEQNYRSTQTILSAANAVIERNENRRAKNLWTEAGTGAVITGYVADTEHDEAQFVADEIDRLTDAGDAKAGDVAIFYRTNAQSRVFEEIFIRVGLPYKVVGGVRFYERKEVRDVLAYLRVLANPEDNVPLRRILNVPKRGIGERAEAMIDALAMREKITFPQALRRVDEAFGMAARSTNAVKRFNVLMEELRTIVDSGAGPAVVLEAVLERTGYLAELQASTDPQDETRIENLQELAAVALEFEQAREAAAAEAAETGAPAPGSGTLAEFLEQVALVADSDQIPDEDTEGTGVITLMTLHTAKGLEFPVVFLTGMEDGVFPHMRSLGQTKELEEERRLAYVGITRARERLYLTRSSMRSAWGTPSYNPPSRFLEEIPAEYLQWKRTGAAQKPAGPIRSSGQGGGKTSFGTSPEAFLSSSRTKSGPSGFATRRAADKPVIALVVGDRVTHDQFGLGTVMEVKGAGADAQATIDFGDDKPKRLLLRYAPVQKL from the coding sequence ATGAGCAGCCTCTTTGACGACAGTTTCCTGGCGGACCTCAGCCCCTCCGACGAGGTCCCGCCGCCGCCCGAGGACCACGCCGCCCCGGAGCCGGAGGCGGACGATCTCTTCGGGGGCCGGTTCGACGTACCCATGTCCGGGGACGCGTACTACCGGGACGGTGCCCCCAGGCCCGTCATCGACCCGGCGGCGCTCCTGGACGGGCTGAACGAGCAGCAGCGCGCGGCGGTGGTGCACGCGGGTTCGCCGCTGCTCATCGTCGCCGGCGCCGGCTCCGGAAAGACCCGGGTGCTGACCCACCGCATCGGACACCTGCTGTCCGCGCGGAACGTGCACCCCGGCCAGATCCTGGCGATCACCTTCACCAACAAGGCCGCCGGAGAGATGAAGGAGCGCGTCGAAAGCCTGGTCGGCCCGCGCGCCAACGCCATGTGGGTCTCCACCTTCCACAGCGCGTGCGTCCGCATCCTGCGCCGCGAGTCGAAGCGGCTCGGCTTCACCTCCTCGTTCTCGATCTACGACGCGGCCGACTCGAAGCGCCTGATGGCGCTCGTCTGCCGCGACCTGGACCTGGACCCGAAGAAGTTCCCGCCCAAGGCCTTCAACGCCAAGATCTCGAACCTGAAGAACGAGCTGATCGACGAGGAAGCCTTCGCCGACACGGCGGTGGACGGGTTCGAGAAGACCCTGGCCCAGGCGTACGCGATGTACCAGGGGCGGCTGCGCGAGGCCAACGCGCTCGACTTCGACGACATCATCATGACCACGGTCCACCTGCTCCAGGCGTTCCCGGACGTCGCCGAGCACTACCGGCGCCGCTTCCGGCACGTGCTGGTGGACGAGTACCAGGACACCAACCATGCCCAGTACACGCTCGTGCGCGAGCTGGTCGGCACCGGCTATCCGGACCTGCCGCCCGCCGAGCTGTGCGTCGTGGGTGACGCAGACCAGTCGATCTACGCCTTCCGCGGTGCGACGATCCGCAACATCCTCCAGTTCGAGGAGGACTACAAGGACGCGACGACGATCCTGCTCGAGCAGAACTACCGCTCCACGCAGACGATCCTCTCCGCCGCCAACGCGGTCATCGAGCGCAACGAGAACCGCCGCGCCAAGAACCTGTGGACCGAGGCCGGTACGGGCGCGGTCATCACCGGCTACGTCGCGGACACCGAGCACGACGAGGCGCAGTTCGTCGCCGACGAGATCGACCGGCTGACGGATGCCGGGGACGCCAAGGCGGGGGACGTCGCGATCTTCTACCGGACCAACGCGCAGTCGCGTGTGTTCGAGGAGATCTTCATCCGCGTCGGGCTGCCCTACAAGGTCGTCGGCGGCGTCCGTTTCTACGAGCGCAAGGAGGTCCGCGACGTCCTCGCGTACCTGCGCGTGCTGGCGAACCCCGAGGACAACGTCCCGCTCCGCCGGATCCTGAACGTGCCCAAGCGCGGCATCGGCGAGCGCGCCGAGGCGATGATCGACGCGCTCGCGATGCGCGAGAAGATCACCTTCCCGCAGGCGCTGCGGCGGGTGGACGAGGCCTTCGGCATGGCCGCGCGCTCGACGAACGCGGTGAAGCGGTTCAACGTGCTGATGGAGGAGCTCCGCACGATCGTCGACTCGGGCGCGGGCCCCGCGGTGGTGCTGGAGGCGGTGCTGGAGCGTACGGGCTACCTCGCCGAGCTCCAGGCGTCGACCGACCCGCAGGACGAGACGCGGATCGAGAACCTCCAGGAACTGGCGGCGGTGGCGCTGGAGTTCGAGCAGGCGCGGGAAGCCGCGGCGGCCGAGGCCGCCGAGACGGGGGCCCCTGCTCCCGGTTCCGGCACGCTGGCCGAGTTCCTGGAGCAGGTCGCGCTGGTGGCCGACTCCGACCAGATCCCGGACGAGGACACCGAGGGCACGGGCGTCATCACGCTCATGACCCTGCACACCGCCAAGGGCCTGGAGTTCCCGGTGGTCTTCCTGACCGGCATGGAGGACGGGGTCTTCCCGCACATGCGGTCGCTGGGCCAGACCAAGGAGCTCGAGGAGGAGCGCCGCCTCGCGTACGTCGGCATCACGCGTGCGCGCGAGCGGCTGTACCTGACCCGGTCCTCGATGCGCAGCGCCTGGGGGACGCCCTCGTACAACCCGCCGTCGCGGTTCCTCGAGGAGATCCCGGCGGAGTACCTGCAGTGGAAGCGCACGGGCGCGGCCCAGAAGCCGGCGGGTCCGATCCGGAGCTCGGGCCAGGGTGGTGGGAAGACGTCGTTCGGCACCTCGCCGGAGGCGTTCCTGTCCTCTTCGCGCACGAAGTCGGGCCCGTCCGGGTTCGCGACGCGCCGGGCCGCCGACAAGCCGGTGATCGCCCTGGTGGTCGGGGACCGGGTGACGCACGACCAGTTCGGACTCGGCACCGTCATGGAGGTCAAGGGCGCGGGCGCGGACGCGCAGGCCACCATCGACTTCGGGGACGACAAGCCGAAGCGGCTGCTCCTGCGCTACGCGCCGGTGCAGAAGCTGTAG
- a CDS encoding ArsR/SmtB family transcription factor has product MAADELHHPDASRIELVDVLAALGHPVRLEIVRTLAGSGTEVFCGAVATGLPRSTVTHHLRTLREAGVICQRPEGRKLFLTLRREDLERRFPGLLTLAVGDFPGPGPAVGPAP; this is encoded by the coding sequence ATGGCCGCCGACGAGCTCCACCACCCCGACGCCTCCCGGATCGAGCTGGTCGACGTCCTGGCGGCCCTCGGCCATCCCGTCCGGCTGGAGATCGTCCGGACCCTCGCCGGCTCCGGGACGGAGGTCTTCTGCGGCGCCGTGGCCACCGGGCTCCCGCGCTCCACCGTCACCCACCACCTGCGCACGCTGCGCGAGGCCGGGGTGATCTGCCAGCGGCCCGAGGGCCGCAAACTCTTCCTGACCCTGCGCCGCGAGGACCTGGAGCGGCGCTTCCCGGGACTGCTGACCCTGGCCGTCGGCGATTTTCCGGGCCCGGGACCGGCTGTCGGTCCCGCCCCCTAG
- a CDS encoding C40 family peptidase: MASHRKPRQRPLSGGTVRTAATTLALAGAATATAFEGTSQADPRPTPAQVEADVDRLYEEAEAATERYNGAKQQADEAERALVGLRDETARKTDQLNAARGTLGSLAAGQYRKGSLGTAVQLAMAADPQEYLSQASFISRAGDRNAAGISTVRRRLEEVGKLKEQAAGHLADLRAQRDELAEHKAEIEGKLTTAKQLLAKLTAEQRAAYEARSGGGDPATPAARPQSAPPPPPSWGHLPAVAGGGSRAARAVAFAHGAIGKPYIWGATGPGSFDCSGLTQAAWRAAGVSLPRTTYTQINAGRRVSRDQLAPGDLVFFYSGVTHVGMYIGNGQMIHAPRPGSTVRVAPIDSMPWAGASRPA, from the coding sequence GTGGCCAGTCACCGAAAGCCCAGGCAGCGCCCGCTTTCCGGCGGCACCGTACGGACCGCCGCCACCACCCTCGCCCTCGCGGGCGCTGCCACCGCCACCGCCTTCGAAGGCACCTCCCAGGCCGACCCCCGCCCCACGCCCGCGCAGGTCGAGGCCGATGTGGACCGGCTCTACGAGGAGGCCGAGGCCGCGACCGAGCGGTACAACGGGGCGAAGCAGCAGGCCGACGAGGCCGAGCGGGCGCTGGTGGGCCTGCGCGACGAGACCGCCCGCAAGACCGACCAGCTCAACGCCGCCCGCGGCACGCTCGGTTCGCTCGCGGCCGGCCAGTACCGCAAGGGGTCCCTGGGCACCGCCGTCCAGCTCGCGATGGCGGCCGACCCGCAGGAGTACCTGTCCCAGGCCTCCTTCATCTCCCGCGCCGGGGACCGCAACGCCGCCGGGATCAGCACCGTACGCCGCCGGCTCGAAGAGGTCGGCAAGCTGAAGGAGCAGGCCGCCGGACACCTCGCCGACCTCCGTGCGCAGCGGGATGAACTCGCCGAGCACAAGGCCGAGATCGAGGGCAAGCTCACCACCGCCAAGCAGCTGCTGGCCAAGCTGACCGCCGAGCAGCGTGCCGCGTACGAGGCCCGCTCGGGCGGCGGCGATCCCGCCACCCCCGCCGCCCGCCCGCAGTCCGCGCCCCCGCCGCCGCCGTCATGGGGGCACCTCCCAGCGGTAGCTGGGGGAGGTTCCCGTGCGGCCCGCGCCGTGGCCTTCGCGCACGGGGCGATCGGGAAGCCGTACATCTGGGGCGCGACGGGTCCGGGCTCCTTCGACTGCTCGGGCCTGACCCAGGCGGCCTGGCGCGCGGCCGGGGTCTCCCTCCCCCGCACCACCTACACCCAGATCAACGCGGGCCGGCGCGTCTCACGCGACCAGCTGGCCCCCGGCGACCTGGTGTTCTTCTACTCCGGGGTCACGCACGTCGGCATGTACATCGGCAACGGCCAGATGATCCACGCACCGCGTCCGGGGTCGACGGTCCGGGTGGCCCCGATCGACTCGATGCCCTGGGCGGGCGCCTCCCGCCCCGCGTAG
- a CDS encoding alpha/beta hydrolase: protein MSLTGTPLFATAVALTVIAVVLPLAVWSKVRGPAVVRVASRGLMVVFAQVTAIALVFIGVNRDMTFYASWGDLFGTGKYVTAAPDLGPDGLGGKKAESAPKVKQAFQPVEGLGGRVQKTELDGKISGVKGDVMVWLPPQYDDPAYKDKKFPVVELIPGIPGTGKSWFQGLKAHEVLEPLMKSGKVQPFILVSPRAMLLGNADTGCANIPGKVNADSWFSVDVRKMVTDNFRVSEEARTWGVAGYSAGAYCAAKLAINHPDRYSAAVSLSGYNDPGQEPSSLVAQDPELRRTHNLKHLLQTTPTPPAVSLWMSGAEQDGYLSGMDLKAIAKSPTAVHSEKVTGGHNLDSWSKQLPQTFDWLSKTVKAP, encoded by the coding sequence ATGAGCCTGACGGGGACCCCCCTCTTCGCGACGGCGGTCGCTCTGACCGTGATCGCCGTCGTCCTGCCGCTGGCCGTGTGGAGCAAGGTGCGCGGCCCTGCCGTCGTACGTGTCGCGTCCCGCGGCCTGATGGTGGTGTTCGCCCAGGTCACCGCCATCGCGCTGGTGTTCATCGGGGTCAACCGGGACATGACCTTCTACGCCTCCTGGGGCGATCTGTTCGGCACCGGAAAGTACGTCACCGCCGCCCCCGACCTCGGGCCGGACGGGCTGGGCGGGAAGAAGGCCGAGTCCGCGCCGAAGGTGAAGCAGGCCTTCCAGCCCGTCGAGGGCCTCGGCGGCCGGGTCCAGAAGACCGAGCTCGACGGCAAGATCTCCGGGGTCAAGGGCGACGTCATGGTGTGGCTGCCGCCCCAGTACGACGACCCGGCCTACAAGGACAAGAAGTTCCCCGTGGTCGAGCTGATCCCGGGCATACCGGGGACGGGCAAGTCCTGGTTCCAGGGGCTCAAGGCGCACGAGGTGCTGGAGCCGCTGATGAAGAGCGGCAAGGTGCAGCCGTTCATCCTGGTCTCGCCGCGCGCCATGCTGCTGGGCAACGCCGACACCGGCTGCGCCAACATCCCCGGCAAGGTCAACGCCGACAGCTGGTTCAGCGTCGACGTCCGCAAGATGGTCACCGACAACTTCCGGGTCTCGGAAGAGGCCCGCACCTGGGGCGTGGCCGGGTACTCGGCCGGGGCGTACTGCGCCGCCAAGCTGGCGATCAACCACCCCGACCGCTACAGCGCGGCCGTCTCCCTGTCCGGCTACAACGACCCGGGTCAGGAGCCCTCCTCGCTGGTGGCCCAGGACCCGGAGCTGCGCCGCACCCACAACCTGAAGCACCTGCTCCAGACCACGCCCACGCCGCCGGCGGTCTCGCTGTGGATGTCGGGGGCGGAGCAGGACGGCTACCTGTCCGGCATGGACCTCAAGGCCATCGCGAAGAGCCCGACCGCGGTGCACTCCGAGAAGGTGACCGGCGGGCACAACCTCGACTCGTGGTCGAAGCAGCTGCCCCAGACCTTCGACTGGCTGAGCAAGACGGTCAAGGCGCCGTAG